cctgaactttacaggtagccagtgcagctgggcaagactgggggtggggggctgatgtgatcacgttttttgcatctggtaaggatcctggcagcagcattctgaactagctgcagtcagtttatggtgtgtgccgggagaccaccatttagagagttgcagtagtcgagtcgagaggagataaatgcatgacaaagtatctctgcatctgggagggaaaggtagggatggattttggagatgtttcgaagatggtagaaggaagatttgaccacggaggagatgtgagcatcaaaggagaggttgctgtcaagaagtacaccaaggctttgtactgtgggggaaggcagcagcagacagtttcggAAGTTCAGAGCagaatattgagattcttaagttgagttttagatgcTACGAGGAGTTCAggtttgctagtgttcagctgaagaaaattgcagacatccaggcctcaatgtcttgaatgcaggctGAGAgtcggaccatggcagaggggcttccagggttgagttttaagtagaccTGGGTGTCCTCAGCacaggagtgaaacatgaggctgtgtgggcagatgaggtgacccaagggaagcatgtagatttTGAAGAAAAGGAgaccaagaacagatccttgggggacaccaaagtgactgggtttgcaacaccactgcgtccagcagAAAAAACAGATCGCATGCATCTGgacaggtaagaggacatccaggagagagaggttccagagattccaacatacttctgaaggctgacaagaagaatgccatgatctatggtgtcaaaaccagctgttaggtcaagaaggacaagcacagagggagctccagcatcagcattgagcaggagatcatttataataattacaataattgttGAGAGAATCTCTTGTACTTACAGTGACTCAAAATGAAACTAAATGAAACAATCCCTGCAGCTCTTGGTGCTTTGGGTTCAATCATTTAAATATCTGTGAAAACCATGACCTCTTCAAAAACTCTGACAAACTTCAAAGATCAATCATTTAACTATCTGTGAAAGCCATGACCTCTTCAAAAACTCATCCataatgtttttatgttcttggTAGAGACTTTTTGGGAAGCAGCTGAGAGCCCAGAGCAACACATCGTGGATTGGCCAGACAGAACCCCGAAGGTGATCCCCAGGAAATAATTTTGAGTGCTTCTGATCCCGAGTCTGCCGTCTAACTGATTTGCTGTCTTACCCGCCGAGTAAACCCAGAGGTGTGTGAGGCAGACCCTGGGAGCGGGGCAGTCACTTTGAAGCTTGAAAAAATCTGAGTAGTCGTCTTGCAGTGGAGTGGAACAGCACCCCTGCTGGAATCCAAGGATTGACAGCGAGAGATTTTAATGAGCGAGAATCTCACTCAAAGAGCAGCCAGAGCAGTCCCTTGAAAAATATAATGGTGCTGTACCTGTGTGTGAGGGGAATAAGAAAAACAGCAACCCCACCTCGAAGCAAGGGGTGAACAGCAACCCCACCTCGAAGCAAGGGGTGAACAGCAACCCCACCTCAAAGCAAGGGGTGAACAGCAATCCCACCTCGAAGCAAGGGGTGACCCTCATTCTGCTAGGACACCTTGGTCTTCAAGACATCTTTTTAACAACGCTTCTATATGCAGCCAGCCAGCACATTACTCGTCCTACTGCACCTCTCCAAAATTTCAAGTGAATAACCGAGACACAGAAGATACAGCAaaccaggtaccccactgaagagccgtatCCTGTGCTCATAGTGTTATAGCACTCTGCCAAGTAcgccactgaagagccgtttcctgtgctggtagtattatagtactctgccaggtaccccactgaagagccgtttcctgtgctggtagtattatagcactctgtcaggtaccccactgaagagccgtttcctgtgctggtagtattatagtactctgccaggtaccccactgaagagccgtttcctgtgctggtagtattatagtactctgccaggtaccccactgaagagccgtttcctgtgctggtagtattatagcactctgccaggtaccccactgaagagccgtttcctgtgctggtagtattatagtactctgccaggtaccccactgaagagccgtttcttgcactggtagtattatagcactctgccaggtaccacactgaagagccgtttcctgtgctggtagtattatagcactctgccaggtaccccactgaagagccgtttcctgtgctggtagtattatagcactctgccaggtaccccactgaagagccgtttcctgtgctggtagtattatagcactctgccaggtaccccactgaagagccgtttcctgtgctggtagtattatagcactctgccaggtaccacactgaagagccgttttctgtgctggtagtattataggactctgccaggtaccccactgaagagccgtttcctgtgctggtcttattatagcactctgccaggtaccccactgaagagccgtttcctgtgctggtagtattataggaCTCTGCCAGGTACCTCACTGAAGAGCcatttcctgtgctggtagtattatagcactctgacAGGTACCACACTGAAGAGCTGTTttctgtgctggtagtattataggactctgccaggtaccccactgaagagccatttcctgtgctggtagtattatagcactctgccaggtaccccactgaagagccgtttcctgtgctggtctTATTATAGCACTCtaccaggtaccccactgaagagccgtttcctgtgctggtagtattatagcactctgccaggtaccccactgaagagccgtttcctgtgctggtagtattatagcactctgccaggtaccccactgaagagccgtttcctgtgctggtagtattatagcactctgccaggtaccccactgaagagccgtttcctgtgctggtagtactatagcactctgccaggtaccccactgaagagccgtttcctgtgctggtagtattatagcactctgccaggtaccccactgaagagccgtttcctgtgctggtagtattatagcactctgccaggtaccccactgaagagccgtttcctgtgctggtagtattatagcactctgccaggtaccccactgaagagccgtttcctgtgctggtagtattatagcactctgccaggtaccccactgaagagccgtttcctgtgctggtagtattatagcactctgccaggtaccccactgaagagccgtttcctgtgctggtagtattatagcactctgccaggtaccacactgaagagccgtttcctgtgctggtagtattatagcactctgccaggtaccccactgaagagccgtttcctgtgctggtagtattatagcactctgccaggtaccacactgaagagccgtttcctgtgctggtagtattatagcactctgccaggtaccacactgaagagccgtttcctgtgctggtagtattatagcactctgccaggtaccccactgaagagccgtttcctgtgctggtagtattatagcactctgccaggtaccacactgaagagccgtttcctgtgctggtagtattatagcactctgccaggtaccacactgaagagccgtttcctgtgctggtagtattatagcactctgccaggtaccccactgaagagccgtttcctgtgctggtagtattatagcactctgccaggtaccccactgaagagccgtttcctgtgctggtagtattatagcactctgccaggtaccccactgaagagccgtttcctgtgctggtagtattatagcactctgccaggtaccccactgaagagccgtttcctgtgctggtagtattatagcactctgccaggtaccacactgaagagccgtttcctgtgctggtagtattatagcactctgccaggtaccccactgaagagccgtttcctgtgctggtctTATTATAGCACTCtaccaggtaccccactgaagagccgtttcctgtgctggtagtattataggaCTCTGCCAGGTActccactgaagagccgtttcctgtgctggtagtattatagcactctgccaggtacctcactgaagagccgtttcctgtgctggcaatattatagcactctgccaggtaccccactgaagagccatTTCCTGTGCTGGCaatattatagcactctgccaggcaccccactgaagagccgtttcctgtgctggtagtattataggaCTCTGTATTTAGTGCTATAGTGAGGCTGTCGGCTCACCAGGTGCAGCAATCTGAGGAGGAAATCTCTGCGGCTCTGCGCCCCGCCGCTCCCTCTGAACGGCTGCTGCTAATGCTGAACACGTCTCCTTCAGAACAAGCACAGTCCACTCGACAGCTCTCTGCAGGGGGCAGCGAGGAGGCAGTGGGCAGAGTGGAGCAGGGAGACAGATGCTGTGTTACTGTGCCATGGGGAGCGGAGGAGGCAGCCGGCAATGGATGAGTGTGTgtgctaatgtgtgtgtgtgtaacgggcagtgttgtgtgatacactgcctttatggattctgccccctgttggtgagatgaggttaaaagatcagctcttttgcattgtggtttagatgcTCGTTTACGATGCACAGTGTTGCCAGTTTGATCCCAGCATCCACCCTGTTACGTAGATGCCGTGACCTGGATATGATAGATTGGCTGCAGCCGATCGGTGAGGTTAAAGGGGGGagagcccagcctccaccctgttacatggGCATGGGTGTGAGACAACTTCATCACAGCAGATGCCGGGTGCAGCGCAGCGCCCCACTCCCGCCCCCCTCCCCTTCAGCCCCTCACACTCTCCCTCCAGCCTCACATGGAGACGGCAGGGAATTCTCCTCCAGACAGATCTTTGTCTCTGGGGTACCAACGTAACAACCCAGCTCCTCCCCGCAGCAAATACTGGGGCCAAAGCAGTGGCCTCTGTTCCCAGGACCACATGCCATGcactgaggagagagggagagattacAAGAACActgaggagagaagggagagtttacaataacacacagaggagagaggggagagtttACAAgaacacacagaggagagaggggagagtttACAAgaacacacagaggagagagttTACAacaacacacagaggagagagggtagagtttaaataacactgaggagagaggagagagtttaCAAGAACACACAGAGGAGAAAGGGAGAGTTTACAACAACACACAGAGGAGACAGGGTGGAGTTTACAacaacacacagaggagagagggtgGAGTTTACAATAACACACAGAGAAGAGTGGGAGAGTTTACAAGAACACACAGCCATGCACTCTAACAGTGAAATTGGATTGGGTACAGTACGCAGTGCAGTGTCAGAGGTAAGGTTTAAacaaatttttcatttttatgtaaaacAGGACACATTAATATAGTTGTGTATTAATTTGTATATTCTTATGgtcttaagtaaaaaaaaaacagaagctgcTTCTTCTTCTCAGGAAAATAGGAAAAGCTGTTGAAACCCTCCAGCaaaagacacagagacacagtcaTAGAAGAGATATAGATCAAAACATAGTATATttggaaaatgtattaataaatatatttagaaatggaagcattgtaaaaaaacatgttgaaatatTCATGTCTggtaaaatatattgcaatacattttgaaacGATGCTgatatatataggaatatataatGCAAGGGATACAATATAATATAGAAATACAATATACGTATGTTCCAtgttgacagacagacagacaaagagacacatgagacagagagacacaggaaGACtgtcagagacagagagactgagagacaAAAAGACACACCGACAAAAACTGACTGAGAGGCACACAGAAAGTGAGAGACACATAGACAGGCAGActaatggacagacagacaggcagagagacagacagacagacaggcaaagggacagagaaacagacagacaggcagagaggcagacagacagacagacaggctaagggacagagagacagagagacagacaaacagacatagAGATTTGGCTCTTACTTTTCTGCTGGCTGAGTCGATCACGGCCCTCTTTCCCCCAGTGGGACAGTTTGAGATGTAGCAAGCTGAGGAGACAGCGAGCAGGCACAGGAAGCAGGCAATGGAAGCAGCGGGCATGCTGTCTGGGGTCTGAATGTTCTCAGCTCAAACTCTATCACGCTTCCCTGCCCTCGGGCAGAGTCCGCTCCCCTTTCATAGAAGAACACAGCGCTGATGAGTCACTCGCGCTCACCTAAAATAATGATCATTTATTGAAACACAAACAGGTAGCGCAGGACAGTTGCAGAATGTCTGCTAATGAAGTGACTGCTCGCCTCCTCTTTAGGTTTCCATGGAGTGATTACAGTGTGCAGGTTTTGCCATGCCAGTGCATTAATGCCATTTAGACCAAAGTTATCCAGTTAATCTTGACTGCCCCTCCAGGTCACCTCTTGAAGGAGAGATAAAACCTAATTTAAATTCACACCCAGAGACGCCTAATGTCCTAATATTGAAAGCATGCAAAGTGAGCATGTAGCATGGAGCGCCTGTCAAAGAAGGGCAGATTGAAATACTTCACAGCACTCTGCATTGAGGGGAATGAGGACAGTTTCCTGTATAAACACTTTGTTTACGAGCaactgtgttgattgtgaacaggatgactgCTTTAGTGTAGGGTGCTATTCAAAACATTTCATAAAGTACATATTTGataattgtgtattattttatattaaacatgtatgtgtattaataggaggttCGGGGTCTCTTTGTGTTttaataggaggctcggggtctctGTGTATTAAAAGGAGGCTCAGCTGAGTTTACTGAGCTGGTTTGCTGAAATGGCTTTGAGTTTGCTGAGCTGGTTTTGAGTTTGTTGAACTGGTTTTGAGTTTGATAAGCTGGTTTTGAGTTTGCTGAGCTGGTTTGCTGAACTGGTTTTGATTTTACTGAACTGGTCTTGAGCTTGCTGAGCTAGTTTTGAGTTTGCTGAGCTGGTTTTGAGTTTGCTGAGCTGGTTTGCTGAACTGGTTTTGATTTTACTGAACTGGTCTTGAGTTTGCTGAGCTAGTTTTGAGTTTGCTGAGCTGGTTTTGAGTTTGCTGAGCTGGTTTTGAGTTTGCTGAGCTGGTTTTGAGTTTGCTGAGCTAGTTTTGAGTTTGCTGAGCTGGTTTTGAGTTTGCTGAGCTGGTTTTGAGTTTGCTGAGCTGGTTTTGAGTTTGCTGAGCTAGTTTTGAGTTTGCTGAGCTGGTTTTGAGTTTGCTGAGCTGGTTTTGAGTTTGCTGAGCTGGTTTTGAGTTTGCTGAGCTGGTTTTGAGTTTTCTGAGCTGGTTTTGAATTTGCTGAAATTCCCTGTCTATGCTAAACTCGTGTATGATGTAGCCGTCCCCAGATTGATTCATTTCTTActaatttggagacggtcacatgtataaaaacccacagctgTGGCTGAGCGGGAATGGAATATTCAGGAGTGGAGAGACGAGGTAAAAGAAGAAAACTATAGAAACAACTGCTGCGAGTGCTGCTTCAACACCAGCACCATACCTGTTtgagttattatttgtttgtcttggccaatgtgccattttgttttataaagtgtttctgttttgttaaaaagcttttgtttaattaaaacgcGCAAGCAGCGCATTCATACTCCAGAGCTGTCTGTGCCTCCCGGGTCTGTGACGTCGCACCAcccagccagcctgccacagtcacacAAGCTCTGCAGCAGCTCTCTGTTGCAAGTGAAAGACTATCTAAAGTGAaacatgcaaactgggagctttctTTCACCTAGTATATGATACAAGATACcatttttgaacaatgaaaataCAGGTTTACTATCTTCTTGACAATAACTATGATAATGTTAGACATACATAGCAAACAGAATTACAAGACTTTAACTCCATTAACTCTAATGTTAAAACTATTATTTCAATGACAAGGTACTGTAGGTGAAGTACAGCAAAGTGATTGAAATGTTAAGCAGTGAAGCAAAGCGCCTGACTGCCCTGGCTATGCCCTGTTGTAGCAATGCCCTTGCCCTGGCTATGCCCTGTTGAAGCGGTGCCCTTGCCCTGGCTATGCCCTATTGTAGCAGTACCCTGGCCCTGGCTATGCCCTGTTGAAGCGGTGCCCTTGCCCTGGCTATGCCCTGTTGAAGTGGTGCCCTTGCCCTGGCTATGCCCTATTGTAGCAGTACCCTGGCTCTGGCTATGCCCTGTTGAAGTGGTGCCCTTGCCCTGGCTATGCCCTATTGTAGCAGTACCCTGGCTCTGGCTATGCCCTGTTGAAGTGGTGCCCTTGCCCTGGCTATGCCCTATTGTAGCGGTACCCTGGCTCTGGCTATGCCTTGTTGAAGCGGTGCCCTTGCCCTGGCTATGCCCTGTTATAGCGGTGCCCTTGCCCTGGCTATGCCCTGTTGTAGCAGTACCCTGGCCCTGGCTATGCCCTGTTGAAGCGGTGCCCTTGCCCTGGCTATGCCCTGTTATAGCGGTGCCCTGGTCCTGGCTATGCCCTGTTGTAGCGGTGCCCTTGCCCTGGCTATGCCCTGTTGTAGCGGTGCCCTTGCCCTGGCTATGCCCTGTTGTAGTGGTCCCCTGGTCCTGGCTATGCCCTGTTGTAGTGTGCCCTTGCCCTGGCTATGCCTGGTTGTAGC
This is a stretch of genomic DNA from Polyodon spathula isolate WHYD16114869_AA unplaced genomic scaffold, ASM1765450v1 scaffolds_61, whole genome shotgun sequence. It encodes these proteins:
- the LOC121307914 gene encoding LOW QUALITY PROTEIN: mesotocin-neurophysin MT-like (The sequence of the model RefSeq protein was modified relative to this genomic sequence to represent the inferred CDS: inserted 2 bases in 1 codon) — protein: MPAASIACFLCLLAVSSACYISNCPTGGKRAVIDSASRKCMACGPGNRGHCFGPSICCGEELGCYVGTPETKICLEENSLPSPCEAGGRXCEGLKGRGAGVGRCAAPGICCDEVVSHPCPLTQHLSPCSTLPTASSLPPAESCRVDCACSEGDVFSISSSRSEGAAGRRAAEISSSDCCTW